The genomic DNA CATCGTGACTTACGAGTGCAAAAAAATACACCAACTCTATATCTCCTGTACTGTAAATCTCTCGCAAGCAACTCAGACTAAAACTTACTTGTGTACGCCtctaatattaaagaattcatggaagaaacagggataagaaaaaatatttacatgtaccatatttcAGACAAGGCTTTATATGCCATCGTAGAtaaaggattttttttcttccatcacaatccaaaacacaatgaccccccccccatccacaattttgaaaacagcatgacccccccccccctgccaatttcaaaaacagaatGACCCCTTACAAATACAAATCCACACCCCACCCCAGGCCGacgaaactgaccggtccctaaaacAGTAGCATTATTACAACTTGTCCCTGAATGAAAGGTTGTCGGTGGTCGAGATAACGTCGATGACGAACTGTGCCAGCCTTCGATTACATAAGCATTGTGATTCGTGTATGTGGTGTCAGGGTGTCACAGAACGTGATATACGCTTATTCAACACGATACAATAGTTACGTCATCAGGTGTACGTACGTCCTTGTTTACAATCACATGGTATCGCATGTGATTATAAATGTGTTCCACCATAGACCTGACACGAAACCGTCTGACACTAGATACAGCCCCTGAAAGGAACCGTCGACTGTCTCACCTATAGTAAGCAGtgagtgtatatatgtgttatattttttgataatcatttaaacttgtaagttgtagcaGTTTTCAGTAGAATTCGAAGCATCCAcgaaatattgataacatatgGAGTTGTCTTGCATGCACCTATATATCTCAGTGCCTTGTTCAACGTCTTTAATAGGCCTAGCATCATCATAGTACATTGCAATTGTATGTCGGTGGAGGGATATGTGGATCACTTAATGTCAATGTGTACGCCAAACATTCCCTTCTACCATCATGTAATATCGAATAAGCACTTATTAAATGTGTCTATGACATGTTGATCTAGCTATGTGTATACAATTATAATAACTgtcacaggtactcgaatcaatatgtatgatttaaaaaaaaatatgtatgtaaataagacttatttatatacaatacattttttttctacacattgattcgagtacctgtgctAACTGTCATACGCGGCCAGCCATAGAATAAACTGGCATTAATCCATCATTTTCACTGgaatataacattttaatacGTCAAATCATTTGCTCCAATTTGTCAgaacatgtaattatttttaaatctcTAAACGCCGAGAACGGTATCTGTTcaaccttggagtaattatactgtcagtataattactccaaggttcaacctagtcctgcttgcatacggaggaattcgggactcgattctgacaattgtccctccccctcaagagtcaagtcagtaatacagactcgtgcaccgtcatggaagcaggactgGGTTCAACCTAGCTTTCAAAGTCTGCAGTCTTCATATGTTCACGTGTGTGACTGTAGTGTGTATACAATacacaccggtggaaagataaacaataAGGCGGaccgcgttgtttatctttccgccggttttacattgtaaatatacttGTAACACTTCAACGCTACATTGCACAATTCATATTTCACGAATTCAGTCGCATCATGATGTATTCTGTATGTTTCATGCCCTCAAAACCCAGCTACATCTGTGTATATTTCAGGTCGTCGTCAGTACAACTGAAAATGATTGACAGAATAAAACACCAGCCATGGTTGGCATATCTAATTTTCATTGATACTGTTATGATGGTTTTGGTTATATTCTTTAACATCATGGCCATGGGACCAGGAACGGATATCGGTGAGTATAGATACGTCATGACTTCACTTTTTGTTTTGCAGTCGTCACTGACTTAACGTTTAAAGTGAAAGCAAGATCACCATGTGAGGGCGCAGTTACAATCAAATCTGACGATGTCGCGTACAAATTAAGTGTTCCTCTCGCGCTCCATTGTACGTGACATGACTGCCATGCCATGCCCGGCATGAGTTTGAAAGTGGTAGAAATATGTGGGCTACTGTATTGGTaaattgttacatgtaaaactaaatAGCGCTGATATGTTGTTTGTCtgcatgtgttttgttttcataaagtTTTGGTGGCCCAGTTATTCAGTAGTGCTAATGgggaaatatgtatgtatgtatgtatgtatgtatgtatgtatgtatgtatgtatgtatgtatgtatgtatgtatgtatgtatgtatgtatgtatgtatgtatgtatgtatgtatgtatgtatgtatgtatgtatgtatgtatgtatgtatgtatgtatgtatgtatgtatgtatgtatgtatgtatgtatgtatgtatgtatgtatgtatgtatgtttgtgtgtgtgtgtgtgtatgtgtagttCTCTGtgtgaccacgcccatagcaacagccaaatgatggggGATATTGCAAAACAATAGGGATAGGCaagtgggtaaacatttttaaaaaatgaagtgAGTATATATctaacaagaccacacccatagcattactacaatacaccttatatttttcttcattcaactaaggaaaatacgagtgacctaagggaccttgtcactacaagtcgctataCAAGTAGTGATGAACCATTAGGTCACGAATATttatggctgaatgaagacaaatattggggaataatataatcatcccctctcaagcataatttatgaaaaatttgaaaaattaatagCGATTTGGAATGtcttgactcatatttcgagcacagcagaaccagtgacgtagacacaggttgccttgacatagaacgaccagggtatataatccatattttctgttcaaagacaataacttggcttgtgcatggcaTAATTAACAATGAAATGATGTCTCTGTCTTCTATTTCATTAGGTATGTTTAAGAACAGTACTAGAGAAGTAAATGAAGCATACACCTTGGATATCTCTCTCCCACCATGGACAAACTTagttatttcaattctggtgTTTGTATGGAATGGTTTTCTGATCCTCTATGCCTTGTCAACTTTATGGCGAAGGAATTTTGGTCTCTACGTCTACGTTTCCATCTCGGATGTCCTAACTccttcattttatttattcttcTTGATTTCCATGGCGATGAACATTGGATGGGTATTTTCATGGTGTTATGAAGTCATCCCATTGGCGTTTGTATTCAATGTTGTCCAGGAAATGCTCTTGTGCATCACCTTACTTATTGTGCATCGAAGGCTGAGTATAAACTTGGCTAGAATGACCCAGTCTCAGATGACTGAAGTTTGGTTTATACGAGTTTTCGTCAACAATGGAATTGCAATGTGGACTCAGTGGGTTTTTATCCTCACTTTGATAAATCTCGCCCACGTTGTCACGTATAGTGGCAACGGTGATCAAGAAATTGCCTCTACTGTGTCCCTTTGTTTGTTCGCACTGGACTGCATAGGATGGTTCATTGCAGAAAACACTGTACTTGACAAATATGTCCGTTACACTACAACTCAATATGTTGTCGACATCATTGCTATGGCGGGAATATTTTCCCAAAATACGAATCTCAATTCTCGTAATTCAATATTAAGTCTTGTCGTTTTAGTAATGTGTTCAATTATGTTATTGTTacatgttttaatttctatacGGAGACATATTTTATCAGAGAGACATCAAAGTGAATTTCAAAGTTTATCCAAAGATGCAAAAATTGCAGACAAAACCTTAAGCACTAGCGATGTTGAACAACTGAGCCATCCATAATCACATTTACATTtaacaaatttgtttatttgtttatttgtaaaaattTATGAGAGAAGTGGGAGTAAATTTATACCAAAAATTATATCACAGTCAAGTCACCAAAACGAGGCTCTAACCTCTGACCTCTATGATGTGTGTTTAATGTTACTGCAAAAACACCATGTGCAGAGGTTGGGCTGTAGGCAGCACCGTTGAGATAAAAACATTTCCTTCCTATCTCCATGGTAACACTTAGATGTAGTATTTTGTAGGATTGTGGTATTTCACCATGTCTTTGAATGTTTTAACAATTTGGaacaaatattatcaaatgaaGATGGCACAAATTTATTATTAAgcttataccatgcacaagccaagttgtacacattttaacagaaaatatgtaatttataccctggttgttgtCGATCAAGAcaacatatatttttgtcattgatTCAATTTTAGTAAAAAACGTTCAAAATGTTGTAGGTGTAATTACTCTTCATAAtcttcattcagctagaaaatactCCAGATTAAAGAGTTATGTCACTACTTACATcaactcgtattttccttgcctGCAAAATGTTTGGCAATAATAGTATCTCTTAAAAATGTAGTCTCGGTTATCCAGCCTTCTGCCGTTGAGGGCAGCCTACCTGCTGCAAGAAGCTGGGTTCAACCGTGACCAATAACAATGTCATTATGACATGGTGCTGAGGTGGTGAATTCATGGATCATCAGATATCATCGGGTCACAGAATGTTATTCTCCAAATGCCTTCCATcataataaattttatttactttatcTTTACATCATAAGCAATGACCAATGTGTGTTTCTTTCCCACCCACCCCATAGTGGACTTCTTCCACTAGAAAGTAGTTTGATATATCCAGAATAAGTAATGCATGATAGctagggcaatatcacaatagATCTATTAGTTTTATTAGATAAATTAATCTTGAACATACAGGGATTTAGTCATATTGATTCCAAGTGGATACCATGatgttcgggggggggggggggttatacaCGGATGGccatggttggttggttggtaaaCAGACACACCCCTTACCTTGCATATTTGGTCAGGGTGTGAATTCTTACGCGACCACAGTCTAACATTTCGTGTGGATAAAAGTTCATGACTGGTTTGATCCCCGGGTTTGATCACACTATCACGAGCTGTAAAACGTTAACGTTACATCCCTCAATGTGATCGCTGAGGGCAGCATTCACGATCGCGGTTTTGCAACTTCCGACTAGCTCAACTTTAATAGCAAGACTTTCGACCAACCAAAACTGAGCTCGAGAAATGCCTGCTGTGGTTACAAACGGAAGAGGTTTAGCAACTTGATATCATTCACGATTCCTTTCATTGAAGATCACATTCCATGTGCATAACTGAAGTCACGTGTCATATGTACTTACGGTTTAGCGGCTTCAATAAATCatcaatataattaatattatttaatggTTGAACATCAGAGACGTGTGCACTCGCTATGAACATCTGAGTGATGCTAAAAACGTATGTTACAACGTTCATAGTTGACGTACAAACTGGCAATTTAAAAGGTTGTCTATGAATTAAAATTACTTTGATCATACGGTTATACAAGGGCATCGGTGTGTTATTAATGCACCGTGGTGCTACTTTCTGGCAGGGCCGCCGAGATGAGGCTAGATTCTATGCCTGTCGATTTGGACTGTACGTACTCCGCACTTGAAATATAAGTCTTGATCTAAATTGGCAcgttctcgcaaaccagagagCTGTTCTAATTTCTTCCGAGGGTGgggtttacgacgatgtattGACACAGTTTTTCACGTTGAAGACGaatttaaactattttttagcacaactgaaaacTTAGGCGCATGGtgaaatatgtctgtctgtctgtctgtctgtctgtctgtctgtctgtctgtctgtctgtctgtctgtctgtctgtatgtatgtatgtatgtatgtatgtatgtatgtatgtatgtatgtatgtatgtatgtatgtatgtatgtatgtatgtatgtatgtatgtatgtatgtatgtatgtattatcgTCTAATGTCTGTCTGACTTCTTCTTTTCCACGTACTCACAAGCACATGTCACTTCGATTCCGTTCTCCCTTGTTACATTGGATTGAACACAGTTATGTTTGGGTTCAACAAAGGTCTTTAATTTAAGCAACCCTTTAGCAGCTGAAAGAGATGGAAagtggagagagagaaaacagatgatgtacagtatacaaacaaaacattgttttaaaGTCGTGTGAAAAGTACAGAAATActatagacatagacatagacactAATAAATCGCAAAAGTAAATGGAAAGGAAAGTAATAACCTATGGATGTTTGATGAGGATTAATTTGAAAATGCCAAGTGCCCTGTGCCCTTCGTAAGAAAGCCGAGAAGGGACTTCAGACTTCAGACTTCAGACTTTGATTTTCGGAACTTCTCTGGACGGTTAGATATAACGACTTAATCATTATGTCATACACCATGTACAGTATTGCCGTGGGTAAAGGTATTTGTGTGTAGCAGTTCACATATTATGATGCAATGTGtccaataaaattgatttttgggtccgtaccCGAAATGTAGCGCCCCGAAGAACATCGATTTCTACGTTATACAACGTATATATGAATTAGACCCCCACTTGACATGTGCAATGTGTAAggcattttaacattttacagTTAAAATATTGTCAGTTGGTGGGTCGAAAAATAATAATACCTCAGTGAGTGTGTAGCTTTCAAGTGAGGTAGCGttgcgagagagagagagagagagagagagagagagagagagagagagagagagagagagagagagagagagagagagagagagagagagagagagagagagagagagagagtactGTATAATAGATTCACCAAGAATTAGTATATACAACGTAGACATTCGGGACATCGTTCACATTCGTATACAGAATAGGAAACCTCTTTATAAAATTAAGGAGATTACGTGTCCCTGTGCTCGTTAAAACGTCACTTCTATTACTAACGACTTGTGAGTTACATTTGTCACTGTGAGGAGACAAGTGAATGTGTGTCCTCAATCAGTCAAGCAGCACGACCACATCACTCAAACGGCGGAAGAAAATATTACCTTCGAGTGACAAAAATGCAATATAATATTGATACACTTAATACAGAAATTCTTATTTAGGTGAAATAATTTAAATTCACAGAATATGCTATCCAATGTTGTCGCAACTATATAGTCACCATAACTGTTCCCAAAGTTCGTCAGGTGGCGGATGGATACAGTACGCAGATTGAGTGCAATACGTTCACTATTGAATGGCGGAGAGTTTGAGGTGCACCTGATGCACAGCCAGCTAGCTTACTACAGTCCGTGATGATGGCGTTTATAGTGTTACTGCAGGGTGGCTCGCCCTGGGGATTTCGTCTTACGGGTGGAAAGGAATACGATGAACCTCTGCGAATCGCTAAGGTAAGCATCATGGCGTATATTCGCAAAAATTGCCAACTTTCGATCGAGAGACTTGGCACTCTTTACGAACGTAATGTTTTTATGTCACTTCACCCGGCATATTAACGCACCGACACCATAACAGGTATTGTGTTATTATGAAGGACAGCCCCACCTCCTCTATTGGTATTCAATACGGGGGCAGCGTCGTCTTTCTGATCTCTGACCCCGGTGGTATAAATATTTGACTCTGTCAAAGGGGAAATTGTTCACAATAATCAGTACAATAATTATGTGGTCTGGTCGTGTGCACATGTAAACAAGATCCGAGTATGCAGTTGTTCATTTCGCTAGATCTAGAGCTCAGTATCTCCAACATAGTAAACTATTGCTTGGTTTGAGGAATTTCCGACATGGTATAAATTGACttcaatgaaatataatttagaAGGCTCGTAATTTATCTagtaaaataattttatgtttGGAATTGTTTGAACGGGAACCGGTGCAGTGTATGCAGTCTTTCTACGGTTAGGGTTGAGGTCCGGATATAGGGTGTCAGACGTAAAAGTTGCACCGTGTTGTTCAATAAAGGTGTCAGACGAGTTGAATACGTAACGGTAGTATTAACCTGTAGAACGttaaaagtcattttttttatgaCGCTTGACGTCGAAAACAGACGTACTGGGCGACCAGTGACGCATGTAAACAGCAGTATGTATTGCAAATCATACCGTATAAACAGACATACAAAAAAGTCAGACGACACTCAATATAACTGTACGTACGAAGCTCGGTTTACTTTTGTGGTTGAATGAAATTTATCACGTATAACATTTATGTGTTATATATGCATTCATGGACATTTTGTTAGATTTTCCCCAGTACTGtatattaactttttttttgttttggacCCAGTAAGagctaataataatattgtgatattacaaattgaaaataacacAGCGTGGAACACCTATATTTCTCTCTAACTTTATCTGTTTGAAACACACAAAGAAATAATACCAGTCATATTTAGtaattgtatacattttctTCACAAGCCTGTAGTTCTTAAATTACCCTGATGTTTTGTTTAAGATAAGTAAGAAGTAAGTGATTTGATATGGACCTTGTAATGGCAGTAAGGTGAATGTCTTAGCATTACACTCACAGTCACACCATAGGAAAAACAGCTGTTCAAAATACCATACTGTACAGTCTGCATATAGAGTGCTCAAAGCAATATAACGACTACCACAAAAGGGAAATGCCTTTAAAGTGAGGAAATAACGCtcaattaaaatatgtgtagctaCACACCATACCTCAAGGCTCCCAGTATATTAATTTAAAGTTTCTGGCATGAACTCTGTACTTCTATAGGTACACAGATGTTTCCAATCTCCGTCTAGTGTCAACTCAATATTAGGAAATGCCACAAACATCATTTTTCGTGAATGGATGCAATGTTATTACAACTACTATTTTTAACTCTTAAAGCCCATTGTTTGAATCCCATGGTCTTTGATTACGACCATCTCATCAGCAGAGGGTTGGGAGTCGGGACTGAGCCATTCTGTtattcaggaccaacttttatAGCTCAGCGCAGACATTATATTGTCACACCCGAatattaatcctaatctgacattgGCCTTGATACATGTTGACTTTCTAGAAgtacaaaaattacaatattaaaaatcatatttcaaatatgtatcACTTGCTTGGTGTCAAACCCAACCTATCCTTGTTAACGACAAAGGTGTATTGTGTCTTTAAATGGAGTATGGTCCCTGACTAACAAATATATTCATGAATACGAACTTTATAAATTGATGATAGATGAGCCAAAAATTATAACTAAATAAGTACATAAAATTACTGATATTTGTTTTTCCTGGTATGTTTACTAATAGCAGTTATTAATACTTAAGATATTATCGTATCTCACCTGGTTATCTCTTATCCAGGTTGATTTTACTCTAGTCATATTTGCTTGCCACTTTGAAAGTTTAAAGTGAGGGCAACTCAATACCAGTGTGTAAGCCATGCACTGAGTATTTCTCTCTGCTATGTTTGGAATGTATGATCACTAACCAGCTTATCTCTGGTAAACATCAAACTCACGTTACAGCTGGGTGGTGTAAAAACCCAGGCAAACAACTATTTGTTGAGAAGATTTTTGTGTAGCATTAAACTGTAAAGTAAACAGTTTTAGATAACTTCCAACCTTGtcacaattatttgttttagaATTGTAACTCAGTGAAAACTTCAGACTAAAGTTGAAGGAAATCTAAGTTTGTATATCCTCTTGTTATAATTGTAAAGTAATTTctgaatatttgtttttctcagGTAAATATTtgcaaagtattaaaataaatctaaaataaataatatcaacCATGTGGCTAAggcaaaaatataaacaaatatttgtttccaataacatgacaTCCGAAAATAATGTAGGTaggtcagaattttattttattttattttacttttaaaaaaattacttcgacccaaagacaagataatCGTTAGTCACAATTACTGGgatagtttgatgaggtgtaaaagaagtaaatgaagataattatgtgattcagaagtagacaaacacaatatacatattgtgctgttataggctaAAATGACATCGTTTCTTTCTGGAATGTGATTTAGGAAAAATgtaaccaaagatactttggcaagaaaatctaaCTGGGagtatttgtcataattttacctttttgtaCGTGAAAGATTTTTAGGGTCACCAGCTTAATAGTTATCGGAAACATACTATTATTTGTATTTGGCCTAATGGCATGTGAGCATAGCACCCTCTCCAAGTTATTCAACTGTAATATATACTTGAATGTATCATGTGCATAAGGCAACCATAATGGTAGTGAACTTGGACACACTTGGCACTGTTGTGTTTGATCAATGATGATAAGTACAGGCTAACTACATTTAAGATCCCAACTTTGGATTTAGGTATGAAAttcagttgtttggcagagacATAGAAATAGTATGATCCCCATGTAATCTCTATAATGATATCAGTAACCATTATGAACCAGGATAGAAAGATAGCCTTTAAAGTGACCACATGAGGAtttgctatttattttggatttttaatttatgaatatGACCACAGGGTTAGTTTGAAATATGGAGATGTTATTCTACACATAGAAGCTTTGTCCACATATACCTTGGAAGTGAGAGACTGTGTGGTTTTGTATGAAATGTTGTTACCTTTCTATATATCCCCTAAGAATTCAGTAAAAGCTGTACTATAAGTTGATAGGTATGATATCAGCTGTCTAAATAACTACATGTAGCCAGTAACTAGGGAGTTAGTTTACTAACAGCAGTCTTTTTATCCCCAAAACAAAACCACCCAGAATGTTTTTATAAActcaagtaaagaaaataaagtAAGGAGTGGTTGGACTCTGTATCATGTGGCGTTAAAACATTCTGTACTCCCTTTTGGAAACAAACTATTGTCATTGTTCAAATATCAACTCATAGCTGTTCAGTTTCAATTTGCGGTAATATTAATAAAGTCACAGTGTATAAATACAATGCGCCTGTCCTCCAGAGAGCTCCAGGTACCAACAGTTATTACCCCTTAAATTTAAAGCGGAACAGTtcccctttatacttcctcaactccctgaggagcatacaatcctttgcagcctttataagtgcataggattaaagcattcacattgcaacctctatcctaccagataCTCAATTATactatacagctgggttgactggggcacagttgtggttcagATCTTGCTCGAGGACTTTAGCCAGGGAtgaggctcaaacctgcaacctgcagattccaagctgaccACTGTAACCATCATTCAACCATTAATGACTCAGCCATTACTGTGTTAgtattattttgtaataaatgatGTCTACATGTCTATTATACATGCAAGTCTCAGTTTTGTTAGTAGTGAATTCCTACAGTTCGAGCACAGAGACTTGGTTAGCTGATGTTTACct from Glandiceps talaboti chromosome 22, keGlaTala1.1, whole genome shotgun sequence includes the following:
- the LOC144452446 gene encoding uncharacterized protein LOC144452446, yielding MIDRIKHQPWLAYLIFIDTVMMVLVIFFNIMAMGPGTDIGMFKNSTREVNEAYTLDISLPPWTNLVISILVFVWNGFLILYALSTLWRRNFGLYVYVSISDVLTPSFYLFFLISMAMNIGWVFSWCYEVIPLAFVFNVVQEMLLCITLLIVHRRLSINLARMTQSQMTEVWFIRVFVNNGIAMWTQWVFILTLINLAHVVTYSGNGDQEIASTVSLCLFALDCIGWFIAENTVLDKYVRYTTTQYVVDIIAMAGIFSQNTNLNSRNSILSLVVLVMCSIMLLLHVLISIRRHILSERHQSEFQSLSKDAKIADKTLSTSDVEQLSHP